In one Arachis duranensis cultivar V14167 chromosome 9, aradu.V14167.gnm2.J7QH, whole genome shotgun sequence genomic region, the following are encoded:
- the LOC107463845 gene encoding probable 2-oxoglutarate-dependent dioxygenase AOP1, protein MGTQTPLKLPTIDFNDLNMDDSNNNCKWEEVKSKVYNALIEYGCFEAIFDKVPLELCKELFPSLEELFDLPIETKKLNASKKPYHGYVGQFPMVPLYESMGIDDANVLEKVEAMTNILWPNGNPNFSKTIHCFSEKLSELDKIIRKIVLESLGVEKYLEEHMNSTNYLVRVMKYKGPQTSETKLGLSSHTDKNVVTILCQNQVDGLEILTKDGKWISFKPSQPGTFIAMIGDALHSWSNGRLHSAFHRVMMSGNEARYSAGLFSIPKGGYLIKAPQEMVDDDHPLLFKPYDHVDFLNYYYSPQGQTDQFALRTYCGV, encoded by the exons ATGGGAACCCAAACCCCTCTAAAGCTTCCTACCATTGACTTCAATGACCTAAACATGGAtgatagtaataataattgtaagtGGGAGGAAGTGAAATCAAAAGTGTACAATGCATTAATAGAGTATGGTTGCTTTGAAGCAATATTTGATAAAGTTCCTTTAGAACTTTGCAAAGAATTGTTTCCTTCACTAGAAGAGCTCTTTGATCTCCCTATAGAAACCAAGAAACTCAATGCCTCTAAGAAGCCCTATCATGGATATGTTGGCCAATTTCCAATGGTGCCACTTTATGAAAGCATGGGAATAGATGATGCAAATGTTCTTGAGAAAGTTGAAGCCATGACCAACATCTTGTGGCCTAATGGAAACCCTAATTTCAG CAAAACTATTCATTGCTTCTCTGAAAAGCTATCAGAGTTGGATAAGATTATTAGGAAGATTGTTTTGGAGAGCTTGGGAGTTGAGAAGTATTTAGAGGAGCACATGAACTCAACCAATTACCTTGTTAGGGTTATGAAATACAAAGGCCCTCAAACAAGTGAGACAAAGCTAGGCCTAAGCTCTCACACAGACAAGAATGTTGTTACCATTTTGTGCCAAAATCAAGTTGATGGCTTAGAGATTTTGACTAAAGATGGAAAATGGATAAGCTTCAAGCCCTCCCAACCTGGCACCTTCATTGCTATGATTGGTGATGCTCTCCAT TCATGGTCAAATGGGAGGCTCCATTCAGCTTTTCACAGGGTGATGATGAGTGGGAATGAAGCAAGATACTCTGCAGGGTTGTTCTCCATCCCAAAAGGTGGGTACCTTATAAAAGCACCACAAGAGATGGTTGATGATGATCACCCTCTTCTCTTTAAGCCTTATGATCATGTTGACTTCCTCAATTATTATTACTCTCCACAAGGCCAGACAGATCAATTTGCTCTACGCACTTATTGTGGTGTTTAA
- the LOC107463836 gene encoding gibberellin 3-beta-dioxygenase 1 has translation MPSLSEAFREYPLHLNHNKLLDFNSLQELPDSYAWIQIDQEDHTITNPNFPSNSCHGDENVPIINLNDPNAPKLIGNACKTWGVFQVVNHGIPMSLFRDIQQTGQALFSCSTHQKLKAARTPDGVSGYGRARISSFFPKLMWSECFTIVESPLEHFIQLWPHEYNKHCDVVVQYEEAMKKLAQKLMWMVLTSLGISKEELKWAGPKGEFKWACSALHLNSYPSCPDPDRAMGLAPHTDSTLLTILYQNDVSGLQVLREGVGWVVVPPLPGGLVINMGDLFHILSNGSYPSVLHRVLVNRTRQRFSVAYLYGPPSNVHIRPHPKLIGPNRPALYRPVTWNEYLGTKAKYFNKALSSVQLCAT, from the exons ATGCCTTCACTCTCCGAAGCCTTTAGAGAATACCCTTTGCACCTTAACCATAATAAGCTCCTTGATTTCAATTCCTTACAAGAACTCCCAGATTCTTATGCTTGGATACAAATAGATCAAGAAGATCACACAATAACTAACCCTAATTTCCCTTCAAATTCTTGTCATGGTGATGAGAATGTCCCAATTATCAACCTCAATGATCCAAATGCTCCAAAGCTTATAGGCAATGCATGTAAAACATGGGGTGTGTTCCAAGTTGTGAACCATGGGATCCCCATGAGTCTTTTTCGCGACATTCAGCAAACCGGTCAGGCTCTGTTTTCATGCTCGACTCACCAAAAGCTCAAGGCAGCTCGAACCCCAGATGGGGTGTCGGGTTATGGCCGAGCCCGAATTTCGTCCTTCTTCCCAAAACTTATGTGGTCTGAGTGCTTCACTATTGTTGAGTCCCCTCTTGAACATTTCATCCAACTATGGCCCCATGAGTACAACAAACACTG TGATGTAGTGGTGCAATATGAAGAAGCCATGAAAAAGTTAGCACAAAAGTTAATGTGGATGGTGTTGACTTCTCTTGGCATTTCAAAAGAAGAACTCAAATGGGCCGGCCCAAAAGGTGAATTCAAATGGGCCTGTTCAGCCTTGCACTTGAACTCCTACCCTAGTTGTCCGGATCCGGATCGGGCCATGGGTCTCGCCCCACATACCGACTCGACTCTCCTCACAATTCTATACCAAAACGATGTAAGCGGGTTGCAAGTCCTAAGGGAAGGCGTCGGCTGGGTGGTGGTGCCACCCCTTCCCGGTGGACTTGTGATCAACATGGGTGACCTCTTCCACATTTTGTCGAATGGGTCGTACCCGAGTGTGCTCCATCGGGTGCTGGTGAACCGAACCCGGCAAAGATTTTCGGTTGCATATTTATATGGGCCCCCATCAAATGTCCACATACGTCCACATCCAAAGTTAATAGGCCCAAATAGACCTGCCCTTTATCGGCCAGTGACTTGGAATGAGTACCTTGGAACCAAAGCAAAGTATTTCAATAAGGCACTTTCATCAGTTCAACTTTGTGCAACGTAA
- the LOC107463741 gene encoding probable 2-oxoglutarate-dependent dioxygenase AOP1.2, with amino-acid sequence MDYEEHASNSQVPIINFSDENLKPGTENWDSACQVIKGALEDHGCFYALSYKVPMELNNKVFGLMEELFDLPLETKMQKISDKPYHGYYGPHPSVPLYESLGIPDPLTMENVQHFTKVMWPQGYHHFSETLNVYANLVVELDHIAKRMVCDGYGLEERHYDDLIESTSYLLRSFRYALPKKDESNLGLMPHKDTSFFTILHQNNVTGLQVKLKNGEWFDIDPSPFMFLILAGESFQVWVTTCNLI; translated from the exons ATGGATTATGAAGAACATGCATCTAATTCCCAAGTTCCTATTATCAATTTCAGTGATGAAAATTTGAAACCTGGCACTGAAAATTGGGATTCAGCATGCCAAGTAATAAAGGGAGCACTAGAGGACCATGGTTGTTTCTATGCACTATCTTATAAAGTTCCTATGGAACTTAACAACAAAGTTTTTGGTTTAATGGAAGAATTATTTGATCTTCCATTGGAAACAAAGATGCAAAAGATTAGTGACAAGCCTTACCATGGTTATTATGGGCCACATCCTAGTGTTCCTTTATATGAATCATTAGGGATCCCTGACCCTTTAACTATGGAAAATGTTCAACACTTCACTAAGGTTATGTGGCCACAAGGATATCATCATTTCAG CGAGACTCTTAATGTATATGCAAATTTGGTGGTAGAGTTGGATCATATTGCTAAAAGAATGGTGTGTGATGGGTATGGTCTAGAGGAAAGGCACTATGATGACCTAATTGAATCAACAAGTTATTTGCTTCGGAGCTTTAGATATGCACTTCCAAAGAAGGATGAGAGTAATTTGGGATTGATGCCTCACAAGGACACTTCTTTCTTCACCATATTGCACCAAAATAATGTAACTGGATTGCAGGTTAAATTGAAAAATGGAGAGTGGTTTGATATTGATCCTTCACCCTTCATGTTTCTCATTCTTGCTGGGGAATCATTTCAGGTGTGGGTTACTACTTGCAATTTAATTTGA
- the LOC107463784 gene encoding aromatic aminotransferase ISS1 — protein MGSNRNLATRALETDMPVMVRMQKLLRGAKNCVSLAQGVVYWKPPEEALEKVQKLVFEPSISRYGGDDGLPELRAALIKKLRDENNLQKSSVMVTAGANQAFVNLVLTLCDAGDSVVMFAPYYFNSYMSFQMTGVTNILVGPGKPETLYPDADWLERILSETKPVPKLVTVVNPGNPSGTYIPESLLKRISDLCKNAGSWLIVDNTYEYFMYDGLKHSCVEGNHIVNVFSFSKAYGMMGWRVGYIAYPSEVEGLADQLFKVQDNIPICASIISQHLALHSLEMGPEWVTERVKTLVKNREIVLEALSPLGEGSVKGGEGAIYLWAKLPEGHGYDDFEVVHWLANRHGVAVIPGSASGSPGNLRISFGGLIESECREAAGRLKRGLEELVKHGLVKEQE, from the exons G GGTGTGGTTTATTGGAAACCACCGGAGGAAGCCTTGGAAAAGGTGCAAAAACTTGTATTTGAACCTTCTATTAGTCGTTACGGTGGCGATGACGGTCTTCCTGAACTTCGAGCGGCATTAATAAAAAAG TTGCGCGATGAAAACAATTTGCAAAAGTCCTCGGTTATGGTTACTGCAGGTGCCAATCAG GCATTTGTTAATCTAGTTCTTACTCTCTGCGATGCGGGGGACTCGGTGGTTATGTTTGCCCCTTACTACTTCAATTCATACATGTCCTTCCAGATGACGGGCGTTACCAATATACTAGTTGGTCCTGGTAAACCAGAAACACTTTATCCTGATGCAG aTTGGTTGGAAAGAATTTTATCAGAAACTAAACCTGTCCCAAAGCTTGTCACCGTCGTAAATCCTGGCAATCCATCCGGTACCTATATTCCAGAGTCTCTTCTTAAG AGGATTTCAGATCTCTGCAAGAATGCTGGCTCTTGGCTTATTGTTGACAACACATATGA GTACTTCATGTATGATGGTCTGAAACACTCTTGTGTTGAGGGAAATCACATTGTTaatgttttctctttctcaaaAGCTTATGGGATGATGGGATGGCGCGTCGGATAT ATAGCATATCCATCTGAAGTAGAAGGACTTGCTGATCAACTTTTCAAAGTACAAGACAACATTCCCATCTGCGCTTCGATAATTTCGCAACATCTTGCCCTCCACTCCTTAGAAATGGGACCTGAGTGGGTCACAGAACGCGTCAAGACTCTTGTTAAGAACAGAGAAATAGTCCTAGAAGCTCTCTCCCCTCTTGGAGAGGGTTCTGTGAAGGGAGGAGAAGGTGCTATTTACTTGTGGGCGAAGCTTCCTGAAGGACATGGTTACGATGACTTTGAAGTCGTTCACTGGCTAGCTAATAGACATGGGGTCGCCGTGATCCCTGGAAGCGCTTCCGGTTCGCCTGGTAATCTTAGAATCTCGTTTGGCGGCTTGATAGAGAGCGAATGCAGAGAAGCGGCCGGAAGGTTGAAGAGAGGATTGGAAGAATTGGTTAAGCATGGCTTGGTGAAGGAGCAAGAGTGA